The following coding sequences are from one Culex quinquefasciatus strain JHB chromosome 1, VPISU_Cqui_1.0_pri_paternal, whole genome shotgun sequence window:
- the LOC6046148 gene encoding FK506-binding protein 5 isoform X2 — protein MARLSVWVLAGLALFALAGHELHVNADTPTEYECRPYIEKAIQDLKTGTDATASQEEGEEENVTTEEPTSTESPVDVTSQEEEDNTAAEETSIEEDVPEEAEPLTASEEVQEAIFDNAAEQAEQEDEEATDEEVTGSEEELEDENELTASEEEQEQEATEEATGSEEETENGDDELTASEEEQEQEQEATEEVTGSEEETEDEEEEELTASEEEQELEQEATEEATGSEEETEDEDDEEQLTESEEAAAAASADEEQDDEEQDDEESVTESQEDAPVSEEEDTGTDDDQDDEEDDTEDQEDDDEQTLSGEEEEDDEETDEEDEQDQDDEEDDTEDQEDDDGQTLSGEEEQDEEEDEEVDDEETDEEDEQDQDDEEDDTEDQEDDDGQTMSGEEEQDEEDDDEETDEEDEEENQDDEDDEEQADEEEASAEQHESDDTDASPEAVDATEASQEQEETEELDAEESTEAVEEVSEELAVEEETTSTEASEQTVSEETELDEPTSEEVVEPSAEETETVETVDSLEASTEPASEEIVAVESAVGEEDSEEAVASEEAAPASEEEPAPVESAEEAEPLPEEDLLLEYEIPTNRRDTSHIYELLNINDESADKEAALHKVADVILRDLKKTYDTAIKPLETLYKYRDLSNRHFGDPEIFSKPLILFMGPWSGGKSTILNYLTKNEYTPNSVRTGAEPSPAYFNILMHGDEPEVLDGTQLAADWTFSGLQKFGQGLLDRLRGQKLPNKLLERVNIVEIPGILEVRKQVSQYFPFNDACQWFIDRADIIFLVYDPSKLDVGPETEAILDQLKGREYQTRILLNKADQVKPEELLRVQGALIWNISPLMSSAQPPVMYTVSLWSNPFETGAPTRLLQAQERSLLLDLGQAIEKRIENKIASARRFAVRVRNHAKMVDCYLTTYYNHKTLFANKKYVSDQIIGNPQQYHIYEGLSTLTNISRYDLPDPESYRDFFQLNPLYEFQKLSETCTYFRGCPINKLDIAIAYDLPELVGKYKKLAEAALEKLQIPSQTTDFGRLKASS, from the exons ATGGCGCGGTTATCGGTGTGGGTCCTCGCAGGACTTGCACTGTTCGCCCTCGCAGGGCACG AACTACACGTAAATGCAGACACACCCACAGAGTACGAGTGCAGGCCGTACATCGAGAAAGCGATACAAGACTTGAAGACTGGAACTG ACGCAACTGCCAGCCAGGAAGAGGGGGAGGAGGAGAACGTAACGACAGAGGAACCCACTAGTACGGAATCACCCGTTGATGTAACGAGCCAGGAAGAGGAGGACAACACTGCCGCCGAGGAGACCAGTATTGAGGAAGACGTTCCAGAGGAGGCCGAACCGCTGACCGCGTCGGAAGAGGTGCAGGAAGCCATCTTCGACAACGCGGCAGAACAGGCCGAACAGGAGGATGAGGAGGCCACCGATGAGGAGGTCACCGGAAGTGAAGAGGAGCTCGAAGATGAG AACGAGTTAACTGCTTCCGAAGAGGAGCAGGAACAGGAGGCCACTGAAGAGGCCACTGGAAGTGAAGAGGAGACTGAAAACGGTGAT GACGAGTTGACTGCTTCGGAGGAGGAACAGGAGCAGGAGCAGGAGGCCACCGAAGAGGTCACCGGAAGTGAAGAGGAGACTGAAGACGAG GAGGAGGAAGAGTTGACTGCTTCCGAAGAGGAGCAGGAGCTGGAACAGGAGGCCACTGAAGAGGCCACCGGAAGTGAAGAGGAGACTGAAGACGAG GACGACGAAGAACAGCTAACCGAAAGCGAggaggctgctgctgctgcgtccGCGGACGAGGAGCAGGACGATGAGGAGCAGGACGACGAGGAGTCTGTAACTGAGAGCCAGGAAGATGCACCAGTCAGTGAGGAGGAGGACACTGGAACTGACGACGACCAAGACGATGAG GAAGACGACACAGAAGATCAAGAAGATGATGACGAACAAACTTTGAGTGGTGAAGAG GAAGAAGATGACGAAGAGACAGATGAGGAGGACGAGCAAGACCAGGATGATGAG GAAGACGACACAGAAGATCAAGAAGATGATGACGGTCAAACTTTGAGTGGTGAAGAG GAACAAGATGAGGAAGAAGATGAGGAAGTAGATGACGAAGAGACAGATGAGGAGGACGAGCAAGATCAGGATGATGAG GAAGACGATACTGAAGATCAAGAGGATGACGACGGACAAACTATGAGTGGTGAAGAG GAACAAGATGAggaagacgacgacgaagagACAGATGAGGAGGACGAGGAGGAAAACCAGGATGACGAG GACGATGAGGAGCAAGCCGATGAGGAGGAGGCATCTGCTGAACAACACGAGTCCGACGACACTGACGCTAGCCCAGAAGCTGTCGACGCTACCGAGGCTAGCCAGGAGCAGGAAGAAACTGAGGAATTAGACGCGGAGGAGAGCACCGAAGCCGTTGAAGAGGTGTCCGAAGAATTGGCGGTTGAAGAGGAGACGACTTCGACGGAAGCTTCTGAGCAGACGGTGTCTGAGGAAACTGAGCTTGATGAACCAACGAGTGAAGAGGTGGTAGAGCCAAGCGCTGAGGAAACTGAGACTGTGGAAACCGTTGATAGCCTTGAGGCTTCTACTGAGCCGGCTTCCGAAGAAATAGTGGCTGTGGAATCTGCAGTTGGAGAAGAGGATAGCGAAGAGGCTGTAGCGTCCGAAGAAGCAGCACCGGCTTCGGAAGAGGAGCCTGCGCCAGTGGAGAGCGCCGAAGAAGCCGAGCCGCTTCCGGAGGAAGATTTgctactg GAGTACGAAATCCCGACGAACCGTAGAGATACCTCGCACATTTACGAGCTCCTCAATATCAACGATGAGTCCGCGGATAAGGAGGCCGCCCTGCACAAGGTAGCCGATGTTATTCTGCGCGATTTGAAGAAAACCTACGATACGGCCATCAAGCCACTCGAAACGCTGTACAAGTACCGCGACCTCAGCAACCGTCACTTTGGCGATCCGGAAATCTTCTCGAAGCCACTGATCCTGTTTATGGGCCCATGGAGCGGCGGCAAGTCCACCATCCTGAACTATCTCACCAAGAACGAGTACACTCCGAATTCGGTGCGAACTG GTGCTGAACCTTCGCCAGCGTACTTTAACATTCTGATGCACGGTGACGAGCCGGAAGTGCTCGACGGAACCCAGCTGGCTGCCGACTGGACCTTCTCGGGACTGCAAAAGTTCGGCCAGGGTCTGCTGGACCGTCTCCGAGGTCAGAAGCTGCCCAACAAGCTGCTCGAACGG GTCAACATTGTTGAAATTCCCGGCATCCTTGAGGTGCGCAAGCAGGTTTCGCAGTACTTCCCCTTCAACGATGCCTGCCAGTGGTTCATCGATCGGGCTGATATCATCTTCCTGGTGTACGACCCATCCAAGCTCGATGTCGGACCGGAAACCGAAGCCATCCTGGATCAGCTCAAGGGACGCGAGTATCAG ACCCGCATCCTGCTCAACAAGGCCGACCAGGTCAAGCCGGAGGAGCTGCTCCGCGTTCAGGGTGCCCTCATCTGGAACATTTCGCCATTGATGTCGTCCGCCCAGCCGCCGGTCATGTACACCGTGTCCCTGTGGTCCAATCCGTTCGAAACCGGAGCGCCGACCCGTCTGCTGCAGGCGCAGGAGCGGTCCCTGCTGCTCGACCTGGGCCAGGCCATCGAAAAGCGTATCGAAAACAAGATTGCCAGTGCACGTCGTTTCGCT GTGCGTGTCCGCAACCATGCCAAGATGGTCGACTGCTACCTGACGACCTACTACAACCACAAGACGCTGTTCGCGAACAAAAAGTACGTGTCGGACCAGATCATTGGCAACCCGCAGCAGTACCACATCTACGAGGGGCTGTCCACGCTGACGAACATCTCGCGCTACGATCTGCCCGACCCGGAGTCGTACCGTGACTTCTTCCAGCTGAACCCGCTGTACGAGTTCCAGAAGCTGTCGGAGACGTGCACGTACTTCCGCGGCTGTCCGATCAACAAGCTAGACATTGCGATCGCGTACGATCTGCCCGAGCTGGTCGGCAAGTACAAGAAGCTGGCCGAGGCCGCCCTCGAGAAGCTCCAGATCCCGTCGCAGACGACGGACTTTGGACGACTCAAGGCCAGCAGTTGA
- the LOC6046148 gene encoding probable serine/threonine-protein kinase kinX isoform X5, with the protein MARLSVWVLAGLALFALAGHELHVNADTPTEYECRPYIEKAIQDLKTGTDATASQEEGEEENVTTEEPTSTESPVDVTSQEEEDNTAAEETSIEEDVPEEAEPLTASEEVQEAIFDNAAEQAEQEDEEATDEEVTGSEEELEDENELTASEEEQEQEATEEATGSEEETENGDDELTASEEEQEQEQEATEEVTGSEEETEDEEEEELTASEEEQELEQEATEEATGSEEETEDEDDEEQLTESEEAAAAASADEEQDDEEQDDEESVTESQEDAPVSEEEDTGTDDDQDDEEDDTEDQEDDDEQTLSGEEEQDEEEDDEETDEEDEQDQDDEEDDTEDQEDDDGQTMSGEEEQDEEDDDEETDEEDEEENQDDEDDEEQADEEEASAEQHESDDTDASPEAVDATEASQEQEETEELDAEESTEAVEEVSEELAVEEETTSTEASEQTVSEETELDEPTSEEVVEPSAEETETVETVDSLEASTEPASEEIVAVESAVGEEDSEEAVASEEAAPASEEEPAPVESAEEAEPLPEEDLLLEYEIPTNRRDTSHIYELLNINDESADKEAALHKVADVILRDLKKTYDTAIKPLETLYKYRDLSNRHFGDPEIFSKPLILFMGPWSGGKSTILNYLTKNEYTPNSVRTGAEPSPAYFNILMHGDEPEVLDGTQLAADWTFSGLQKFGQGLLDRLRGQKLPNKLLERVNIVEIPGILEVRKQVSQYFPFNDACQWFIDRADIIFLVYDPSKLDVGPETEAILDQLKGREYQTRILLNKADQVKPEELLRVQGALIWNISPLMSSAQPPVMYTVSLWSNPFETGAPTRLLQAQERSLLLDLGQAIEKRIENKIASARRFAVRVRNHAKMVDCYLTTYYNHKTLFANKKYVSDQIIGNPQQYHIYEGLSTLTNISRYDLPDPESYRDFFQLNPLYEFQKLSETCTYFRGCPINKLDIAIAYDLPELVGKYKKLAEAALEKLQIPSQTTDFGRLKASS; encoded by the exons ATGGCGCGGTTATCGGTGTGGGTCCTCGCAGGACTTGCACTGTTCGCCCTCGCAGGGCACG AACTACACGTAAATGCAGACACACCCACAGAGTACGAGTGCAGGCCGTACATCGAGAAAGCGATACAAGACTTGAAGACTGGAACTG ACGCAACTGCCAGCCAGGAAGAGGGGGAGGAGGAGAACGTAACGACAGAGGAACCCACTAGTACGGAATCACCCGTTGATGTAACGAGCCAGGAAGAGGAGGACAACACTGCCGCCGAGGAGACCAGTATTGAGGAAGACGTTCCAGAGGAGGCCGAACCGCTGACCGCGTCGGAAGAGGTGCAGGAAGCCATCTTCGACAACGCGGCAGAACAGGCCGAACAGGAGGATGAGGAGGCCACCGATGAGGAGGTCACCGGAAGTGAAGAGGAGCTCGAAGATGAG AACGAGTTAACTGCTTCCGAAGAGGAGCAGGAACAGGAGGCCACTGAAGAGGCCACTGGAAGTGAAGAGGAGACTGAAAACGGTGAT GACGAGTTGACTGCTTCGGAGGAGGAACAGGAGCAGGAGCAGGAGGCCACCGAAGAGGTCACCGGAAGTGAAGAGGAGACTGAAGACGAG GAGGAGGAAGAGTTGACTGCTTCCGAAGAGGAGCAGGAGCTGGAACAGGAGGCCACTGAAGAGGCCACCGGAAGTGAAGAGGAGACTGAAGACGAG GACGACGAAGAACAGCTAACCGAAAGCGAggaggctgctgctgctgcgtccGCGGACGAGGAGCAGGACGATGAGGAGCAGGACGACGAGGAGTCTGTAACTGAGAGCCAGGAAGATGCACCAGTCAGTGAGGAGGAGGACACTGGAACTGACGACGACCAAGACGATGAG GAAGACGACACAGAAGATCAAGAAGATGATGACGAACAAACTTTGAGTGGTGAAGAG GAACAAGATGAGGAAGAAGATGACGAAGAGACAGATGAGGAGGACGAGCAAGACCAGGATGATGAG GAAGACGATACTGAAGATCAAGAGGATGACGACGGACAAACTATGAGTGGTGAAGAG GAACAAGATGAggaagacgacgacgaagagACAGATGAGGAGGACGAGGAGGAAAACCAGGATGACGAG GACGATGAGGAGCAAGCCGATGAGGAGGAGGCATCTGCTGAACAACACGAGTCCGACGACACTGACGCTAGCCCAGAAGCTGTCGACGCTACCGAGGCTAGCCAGGAGCAGGAAGAAACTGAGGAATTAGACGCGGAGGAGAGCACCGAAGCCGTTGAAGAGGTGTCCGAAGAATTGGCGGTTGAAGAGGAGACGACTTCGACGGAAGCTTCTGAGCAGACGGTGTCTGAGGAAACTGAGCTTGATGAACCAACGAGTGAAGAGGTGGTAGAGCCAAGCGCTGAGGAAACTGAGACTGTGGAAACCGTTGATAGCCTTGAGGCTTCTACTGAGCCGGCTTCCGAAGAAATAGTGGCTGTGGAATCTGCAGTTGGAGAAGAGGATAGCGAAGAGGCTGTAGCGTCCGAAGAAGCAGCACCGGCTTCGGAAGAGGAGCCTGCGCCAGTGGAGAGCGCCGAAGAAGCCGAGCCGCTTCCGGAGGAAGATTTgctactg GAGTACGAAATCCCGACGAACCGTAGAGATACCTCGCACATTTACGAGCTCCTCAATATCAACGATGAGTCCGCGGATAAGGAGGCCGCCCTGCACAAGGTAGCCGATGTTATTCTGCGCGATTTGAAGAAAACCTACGATACGGCCATCAAGCCACTCGAAACGCTGTACAAGTACCGCGACCTCAGCAACCGTCACTTTGGCGATCCGGAAATCTTCTCGAAGCCACTGATCCTGTTTATGGGCCCATGGAGCGGCGGCAAGTCCACCATCCTGAACTATCTCACCAAGAACGAGTACACTCCGAATTCGGTGCGAACTG GTGCTGAACCTTCGCCAGCGTACTTTAACATTCTGATGCACGGTGACGAGCCGGAAGTGCTCGACGGAACCCAGCTGGCTGCCGACTGGACCTTCTCGGGACTGCAAAAGTTCGGCCAGGGTCTGCTGGACCGTCTCCGAGGTCAGAAGCTGCCCAACAAGCTGCTCGAACGG GTCAACATTGTTGAAATTCCCGGCATCCTTGAGGTGCGCAAGCAGGTTTCGCAGTACTTCCCCTTCAACGATGCCTGCCAGTGGTTCATCGATCGGGCTGATATCATCTTCCTGGTGTACGACCCATCCAAGCTCGATGTCGGACCGGAAACCGAAGCCATCCTGGATCAGCTCAAGGGACGCGAGTATCAG ACCCGCATCCTGCTCAACAAGGCCGACCAGGTCAAGCCGGAGGAGCTGCTCCGCGTTCAGGGTGCCCTCATCTGGAACATTTCGCCATTGATGTCGTCCGCCCAGCCGCCGGTCATGTACACCGTGTCCCTGTGGTCCAATCCGTTCGAAACCGGAGCGCCGACCCGTCTGCTGCAGGCGCAGGAGCGGTCCCTGCTGCTCGACCTGGGCCAGGCCATCGAAAAGCGTATCGAAAACAAGATTGCCAGTGCACGTCGTTTCGCT GTGCGTGTCCGCAACCATGCCAAGATGGTCGACTGCTACCTGACGACCTACTACAACCACAAGACGCTGTTCGCGAACAAAAAGTACGTGTCGGACCAGATCATTGGCAACCCGCAGCAGTACCACATCTACGAGGGGCTGTCCACGCTGACGAACATCTCGCGCTACGATCTGCCCGACCCGGAGTCGTACCGTGACTTCTTCCAGCTGAACCCGCTGTACGAGTTCCAGAAGCTGTCGGAGACGTGCACGTACTTCCGCGGCTGTCCGATCAACAAGCTAGACATTGCGATCGCGTACGATCTGCCCGAGCTGGTCGGCAAGTACAAGAAGCTGGCCGAGGCCGCCCTCGAGAAGCTCCAGATCCCGTCGCAGACGACGGACTTTGGACGACTCAAGGCCAGCAGTTGA
- the LOC6046148 gene encoding uncharacterized protein LOC6046148 isoform X9, translating into MARLSVWVLAGLALFALAGHELHVNADTPTEYECRPYIEKAIQDLKTGTDATASQEEGEEENVTTEEPTSTESPVDVTSQEEEDNTAAEETSIEEDVPEEAEPLTASEEVQEAIFDNAAEQAEQEDEEATDEEVTGSEEELEDENELTASEEEQEQEATEEATGSEEETENGDDELTASEEEQEQEQEATEEVTGSEEETEDEEEEELTASEEEQELEQEATEEATGSEEETEDEDDEEQLTESEEAAAAASADEEQDDEEQDDEESVTESQEDAPVSEEEDTGTDDDQDDEEDDTEDQEDDDEQTLSGEEEQDEEEDDEETDEEDEQDQDDEDDEEQADEEEASAEQHESDDTDASPEAVDATEASQEQEETEELDAEESTEAVEEVSEELAVEEETTSTEASEQTVSEETELDEPTSEEVVEPSAEETETVETVDSLEASTEPASEEIVAVESAVGEEDSEEAVASEEAAPASEEEPAPVESAEEAEPLPEEDLLLEYEIPTNRRDTSHIYELLNINDESADKEAALHKVADVILRDLKKTYDTAIKPLETLYKYRDLSNRHFGDPEIFSKPLILFMGPWSGGKSTILNYLTKNEYTPNSVRTGAEPSPAYFNILMHGDEPEVLDGTQLAADWTFSGLQKFGQGLLDRLRGQKLPNKLLERVNIVEIPGILEVRKQVSQYFPFNDACQWFIDRADIIFLVYDPSKLDVGPETEAILDQLKGREYQTRILLNKADQVKPEELLRVQGALIWNISPLMSSAQPPVMYTVSLWSNPFETGAPTRLLQAQERSLLLDLGQAIEKRIENKIASARRFAVRVRNHAKMVDCYLTTYYNHKTLFANKKYVSDQIIGNPQQYHIYEGLSTLTNISRYDLPDPESYRDFFQLNPLYEFQKLSETCTYFRGCPINKLDIAIAYDLPELVGKYKKLAEAALEKLQIPSQTTDFGRLKASS; encoded by the exons ATGGCGCGGTTATCGGTGTGGGTCCTCGCAGGACTTGCACTGTTCGCCCTCGCAGGGCACG AACTACACGTAAATGCAGACACACCCACAGAGTACGAGTGCAGGCCGTACATCGAGAAAGCGATACAAGACTTGAAGACTGGAACTG ACGCAACTGCCAGCCAGGAAGAGGGGGAGGAGGAGAACGTAACGACAGAGGAACCCACTAGTACGGAATCACCCGTTGATGTAACGAGCCAGGAAGAGGAGGACAACACTGCCGCCGAGGAGACCAGTATTGAGGAAGACGTTCCAGAGGAGGCCGAACCGCTGACCGCGTCGGAAGAGGTGCAGGAAGCCATCTTCGACAACGCGGCAGAACAGGCCGAACAGGAGGATGAGGAGGCCACCGATGAGGAGGTCACCGGAAGTGAAGAGGAGCTCGAAGATGAG AACGAGTTAACTGCTTCCGAAGAGGAGCAGGAACAGGAGGCCACTGAAGAGGCCACTGGAAGTGAAGAGGAGACTGAAAACGGTGAT GACGAGTTGACTGCTTCGGAGGAGGAACAGGAGCAGGAGCAGGAGGCCACCGAAGAGGTCACCGGAAGTGAAGAGGAGACTGAAGACGAG GAGGAGGAAGAGTTGACTGCTTCCGAAGAGGAGCAGGAGCTGGAACAGGAGGCCACTGAAGAGGCCACCGGAAGTGAAGAGGAGACTGAAGACGAG GACGACGAAGAACAGCTAACCGAAAGCGAggaggctgctgctgctgcgtccGCGGACGAGGAGCAGGACGATGAGGAGCAGGACGACGAGGAGTCTGTAACTGAGAGCCAGGAAGATGCACCAGTCAGTGAGGAGGAGGACACTGGAACTGACGACGACCAAGACGATGAG GAAGACGACACAGAAGATCAAGAAGATGATGACGAACAAACTTTGAGTGGTGAAGAG GAACAAGATGAGGAAGAAGATGACGAAGAGACAGATGAGGAGGACGAGCAAGACCAGGATGATGAG GACGATGAGGAGCAAGCCGATGAGGAGGAGGCATCTGCTGAACAACACGAGTCCGACGACACTGACGCTAGCCCAGAAGCTGTCGACGCTACCGAGGCTAGCCAGGAGCAGGAAGAAACTGAGGAATTAGACGCGGAGGAGAGCACCGAAGCCGTTGAAGAGGTGTCCGAAGAATTGGCGGTTGAAGAGGAGACGACTTCGACGGAAGCTTCTGAGCAGACGGTGTCTGAGGAAACTGAGCTTGATGAACCAACGAGTGAAGAGGTGGTAGAGCCAAGCGCTGAGGAAACTGAGACTGTGGAAACCGTTGATAGCCTTGAGGCTTCTACTGAGCCGGCTTCCGAAGAAATAGTGGCTGTGGAATCTGCAGTTGGAGAAGAGGATAGCGAAGAGGCTGTAGCGTCCGAAGAAGCAGCACCGGCTTCGGAAGAGGAGCCTGCGCCAGTGGAGAGCGCCGAAGAAGCCGAGCCGCTTCCGGAGGAAGATTTgctactg GAGTACGAAATCCCGACGAACCGTAGAGATACCTCGCACATTTACGAGCTCCTCAATATCAACGATGAGTCCGCGGATAAGGAGGCCGCCCTGCACAAGGTAGCCGATGTTATTCTGCGCGATTTGAAGAAAACCTACGATACGGCCATCAAGCCACTCGAAACGCTGTACAAGTACCGCGACCTCAGCAACCGTCACTTTGGCGATCCGGAAATCTTCTCGAAGCCACTGATCCTGTTTATGGGCCCATGGAGCGGCGGCAAGTCCACCATCCTGAACTATCTCACCAAGAACGAGTACACTCCGAATTCGGTGCGAACTG GTGCTGAACCTTCGCCAGCGTACTTTAACATTCTGATGCACGGTGACGAGCCGGAAGTGCTCGACGGAACCCAGCTGGCTGCCGACTGGACCTTCTCGGGACTGCAAAAGTTCGGCCAGGGTCTGCTGGACCGTCTCCGAGGTCAGAAGCTGCCCAACAAGCTGCTCGAACGG GTCAACATTGTTGAAATTCCCGGCATCCTTGAGGTGCGCAAGCAGGTTTCGCAGTACTTCCCCTTCAACGATGCCTGCCAGTGGTTCATCGATCGGGCTGATATCATCTTCCTGGTGTACGACCCATCCAAGCTCGATGTCGGACCGGAAACCGAAGCCATCCTGGATCAGCTCAAGGGACGCGAGTATCAG ACCCGCATCCTGCTCAACAAGGCCGACCAGGTCAAGCCGGAGGAGCTGCTCCGCGTTCAGGGTGCCCTCATCTGGAACATTTCGCCATTGATGTCGTCCGCCCAGCCGCCGGTCATGTACACCGTGTCCCTGTGGTCCAATCCGTTCGAAACCGGAGCGCCGACCCGTCTGCTGCAGGCGCAGGAGCGGTCCCTGCTGCTCGACCTGGGCCAGGCCATCGAAAAGCGTATCGAAAACAAGATTGCCAGTGCACGTCGTTTCGCT GTGCGTGTCCGCAACCATGCCAAGATGGTCGACTGCTACCTGACGACCTACTACAACCACAAGACGCTGTTCGCGAACAAAAAGTACGTGTCGGACCAGATCATTGGCAACCCGCAGCAGTACCACATCTACGAGGGGCTGTCCACGCTGACGAACATCTCGCGCTACGATCTGCCCGACCCGGAGTCGTACCGTGACTTCTTCCAGCTGAACCCGCTGTACGAGTTCCAGAAGCTGTCGGAGACGTGCACGTACTTCCGCGGCTGTCCGATCAACAAGCTAGACATTGCGATCGCGTACGATCTGCCCGAGCTGGTCGGCAAGTACAAGAAGCTGGCCGAGGCCGCCCTCGAGAAGCTCCAGATCCCGTCGCAGACGACGGACTTTGGACGACTCAAGGCCAGCAGTTGA